The genomic region ACGATCATCGCGCAAACCGCCGCAGAGATGATGGGCGTCAACTTGGATGATGTTGTCGTGAAGCTTGGCGACTCGGCTTTTCCAGTCTCAGCTGGATCGGGCGGCCAGTTCGGCGCGGCTAACGCCACATCCGGCGTGTACGCCGCATGCATCCAGTTAAGAGAAGCCATCGCGCAGCGTCTGGGCTTCAACTCGGCCGACGCCGAATTCGCGAACGGGAGCGTGAGAAGCGGCAATCGCTCATCAAGCCTCAAGGATGCCGCAGCGTCGGGAGAACTCGTCGGGGAGGACAAAATCGAATTCGGTGATCTGGCAAAAACTTATCAGTTGTCCACGTTCGGCGCGCACTTCGTCGAGGTTGGAGTCGATGCTTTTACCGGTGTCGTGCGCGTTCGCCGTATGCTCGCGGTCTGCTCTTCGGGCCGTATTTTAAATCCTAAGTCAGCGCGTAGCCAAGTCATCGGCGCGATGACCATGGGCGTCGGCGGCGCGTTGATGGAAGAACTCGCAATCGACAAGAGGTATGGCTTCTTCGTCAATCACGACCTCGCCAGCTATGAAGTGCCTGTTCATTTGGACATACCTCACCAGGACGTCGTGTTTCTCGATGAGATCGATGACAAGGCCAATCCAATGAAGGCCAAGGGCATCGGCGAACTCGGCCTTTGTGGCGTCGGCGCCGCGGTCGCCAATGCCGTCTACAATGCCACTGGTGTGCGCGTTCGAGATTATCCGATCACTCTTGAAAAGCATTTGGAATGGTTGCCAGCGGTGACGTAGTTCGGCGAGTTATGGCCGATCTATGTGCGAGCTATCCCTTCAGACCGACTTTGCGTTTGGAACTGCACAGCATGGGGATGTGTTGCCATTGGGAAAGTTCTGTTCCGGAACACCTCATGACTGACACAAAAGAACACCTTCACGACCTGCTCAAGGATTTCAGCGGCGCGATGCTGACGACACGGACGGCCCAAGGCGGACTGCACGCGAGGCCGATGACGATCGCCAAGCTTGCAGACAATGAAGAACTCTATTGTGCCACCGGCTTGTCTTCCCCGAAGATAGCCGAGATTTCTAATGATCCCCACGTGAGCGTGACATTCCAAGTCACCAGCGAGTATGCCGCTCTTTACGGAGTAGCGCGTGTGGTACGCGACCGGGAAACTATCGAAAAGTTATGGTCGGAAACATGGCGCATCTGGTTTGCTGGTGGGAAGGACGATGCAGACCTATGCCTTCTAGCCATCTCTCCGAAAAGTGGGGAATATTGGGACAATAGTGGCTCCCGCTGCGTCAAATATCTTTTCAGCGGCAAGAAAGCGGTCTTGCAGAAAAGCACACCGGAAACAGACGACACTCAGCACGCCAAAGTGTCACTTTGATTGGCACGGTCCCCAAGTAAATGGAGCATCCACTGCGCCCGGCGAACAACCTAAGACCGTGCGCAACAGCCGCCCCCAATCCTGGAATGGCCGAGAGATCTTATAGATCGCTGGCGCCCGCGGCTCCGATGATAAGTCCCTGTGCTGTCCATCTGACCACGACATAAGAGTGGCGAATGGACTGTTCGCGCAAAAACTCGTCGCCGAGTGCGCAGATTTTTCGTCCAGGCGAGCCCGGAAGGTTTGGCTATGAGAGTGGATGGTAAGGTCATTGTTATTTCAGGCGCCGCCAGCGGAATTGGCAAGGCATTATGCCATCTGCTCGCTGAGCGCGGGGCAAGTCTGGGACTTCTGGACTACGACAGTCCTGCGCTCCAACTTCTCACCGACGATCTGCGACGCAACGGCGTCCGCTGTTGCTCCAAGGCCGTGGATGTGCGGGAGCGCTCTAAGGTAGCGGAGGCGATCCAAACGATCAGCGACCAACTCGGCCTCATCGATATTCACATATCGTCAACTGGAATTTGTCGCGCATCGACCGTCGATAATTTCCTGGGTCAGGAGTTTGAAAAAGTCGTTCTGACCAATCTCATGGGTACAGTCTCGCTTATCGAAGCCACTATCCCTTCCATGCTGGCACGTGGACGAGGACACATCATCGGCATTTCAAGCCTAGCCGGAATTCGCGGCATTCCATACGAGGCGGGATACGCGGCGAGCAAAGCAGCGGTAGCCGCTTACTCGGCAAATCGGCTATCGGGCGGCAAGCTGTGCTGCAATTGCAAAGGTCGCCATTTGGAACATTTCGGCCATGTGCAGCGCACTACCCCTCACTCGTCCTCGACAGCTTTTTCTGCGAAGCCTTCCTTAGATGTGCGGCTATCGGTACCGTGGCTTAGAATGAACATCGTACTGCTTGGATTCCGGTTCGTAGTGACTCTGCCCACCGAGAACCAGTAGTGGATAGCGCGGTTTCTCAGTCCGAGCGTGGATGTGTTAGGTGCTCGATATGGGCGACACAGTTATCCGCAAGATTATCCATGTCGACATGGACGCGTTCTACGCCTCAGTCGAGCAACGAGATAATCCTGATCTGCGCGGCAAGCCCGTTGCAGTCGGCCATGGTGCTAAACGCGGCGTCGTCGCAGCCGCGAGCTATGAAGCTCGGGCGTTCGGCGTGCGCTCGGCGATGGCTTCAACGACGGCGCTGCGGCAATGCCCAGATCTCATCTTTGTACCGCCACGCTTTGAGGTCTATCGCGCCATCTCGCGCCAGATCCGAGAAATCTTCGCCGAGTATACGCCGCTCTTTGAACCGCTCTCTCTCGACGAGGCCTATCTCGACGTGACGGAAAACCTGCGTGGCCTGCCCACGGCAGCCGATACTGCCACCGAAATTCGCTCTCGGATCTTCTCCGAGACCGGCCTCACGGCTTCAGCGGGCGTTTCCTACAACAAGTTTTTGGCCAAGCTCGCCTCCGATATGCACAAGCCCAACGGCCAGTTTGTCATTCCCCCCCAGCGCGGAGCAGAATTCATTGAAGCCTTAGCCGTCAAGAAATTTCACGGCGTAGGGCCTGTGACAGCCGAGAAGCTCAACACGCTCGGGATTTACACCGGTGCCGATCTTCGCGCGCAGTCCCTCGAATTCCTCCAGCAGCATTTCGGTAAATCCGGCGGGTGGTATTATGCAATTGCGCGCGGCGAGGATGATCGACCCGTCGAGCCGAACCGGCCGAGAAAATCGTCGGGCTCCGAGACGACGTTTCCCGAGGACCGCTTTCTTCCAGCCGAAATCGAAGAGGGCGTCCTTGAGATGGCCGATGATGTCTGGGTCTGGTGCGAGAAGAACCGGAGCTTCGGTGCGACAGTCACGGTAAAAATCAAATATACAGATTTCCAGATTATCACCCGGAGCCGCACAGTAACGGCGCCCATCGCGACACACGATCGCCTTCGCGATATTAGTCTGTCACTTGTGCGATCCGTTTATCCCGTCTCAAAGGGCATTCGGTTAGTCGGCGTCGCTGTCTCGAAATTTGTATCCGATGCGGACGGACAGCTCGATCTCGCCTTAGATGCAAAGCCCGATTAGGGTGGTTTTCGCTTGATTGGGGCACGCGACGCTTGACTTTGCTTGATGTAGACTCCTTCGGAAGTCGAACTGGTTCATTATCCGGACCGAGAGATACCCAAGCTTCTATCCTGGCTCGACGAGCAGAAGGCAAATGTGGACGCGGCATAATCATGGGACATCAAGTACTCCGAACAAAAACGTAAGTTCGGGTTCGCAACGACTCATCCCACCATTTTTTTGACATCAAGCGTACGAGCCGCCTCCTGGAGGCGCAGCACGATAAGCCACCGCCCCCATTGGGATGTATGTCGGCTATAATCGTGAGCACGCTGGCGAACGACCTCGCGTGGCCTCTAAATATCCAACACAAGCCGACCGTCGAAACACCGCGAACAGCATATCATCATGGTCTGCCGGCGATTACTTTCGTCTGCGCTACGCACGCGATCGCAGTGAGAGGGCGAGCCGGAGATGACTTTTGTTTCGCACGCTCCGCATATGCCTTCCTCGCATGAGTAAGGAACATCGACGCCTAAAGCCAGGAGCACCTCCAGGATCGTCTGTTCCGGCGCGATAGGGACATCGATGCCTTTACGCGCAAGATGGACAGTGAAGGCACCGGCCGCGTCGCCGCTGGGTTTGATCGCCTCGCCGCCAAAACGCTCGATGTGCAGCCGAGCGGGATCTGCAACGCCTTGCGCAGATGCGTCGAGCATGCGTGTTGGACCACAGCAGTAGATCTCAGTCTGCGGACCGGCCGACTTTATGATCTCGGCGACCGAAGGGCGGCTCGGCTCTGCGCTGTGGATTGTTGCCGTGTTAGCGTGATGTTTTAGCTCGTCACGAAACAGCGCATGCGCCTCGGACCGGCACCAATAGTGTAATCGAACGGGACGACCGAGTTGCAGCAGGCGAACGAACATCGAGTAAATCGGCGTAATGCCGATCCCGCCTGCCAGGAGCAACGTCTCGGATGCGTTCTCGTCGAGTTCGAAATTGTTGCGCGGCGGGCTTATGGAGATTTCAGATCCGACGCGCGCCGTATCATGAAGAAAGACCGAGCCACCACGCCCCGAAGGCTCGCGCTTCACCGCGATCACGACGCTCTTTGACGAAGACAGCGGCGTGATCAGAGAGTATTGGCGCAGCCGTTTTTCGGGCAGGTGAACGTCGATGTGTGCGCCTGCATCACCGAGCGGTAACGGACCGTTCAGCGACGCAAACTCGAAAAGACGCACGTCATCTGTCGCATACGTGACGCTCTGTAGGCGCGTCGGAATCGTCATGGAGTTCGACACGGCAGCTGACGACTCAGAGACTTCCGAAAGTGCCATACGTGACGCCCATGTTCTTCAACCAGCTCCGGTACTTCTGGCCCATCAGATCGCTGCGATGATGCAGCTCGTAACGGAGATCGACGGGAATGCGCTCCGGACGCTGCGTATCGACGATGTCGCCGTCCTGCTGGTAAACGAGATCCTGACGGCGGCGGACTTCCTCGTCCGTCGGCGCTGGCGTGAAATTCATAGCGCAGCAGATGCGCACGATGCTGTGGGTTTCATCGACAGGCTGAGCCGTGAGAAAAGTGCAGAAACGATCGTTGTCATTGCCGAGATGCGCACGCGCAGGGTCGGAAATGACGACGCGTTTCTTGAAATAGGCAACGAGCGGGCGAAGACACTTGTAAGCGTAGTACGCGGTCACCGGAATGTTACGGGGATCGCCGTAGGGCTGCGTCACGCGGACCTCTGTCGAAGCAAGACCGTTCTCGTCTTCGGTTACGTCATATCCTGCAATCGGATCGGGCTCGTCGATGATGCCGTTGACGCCCGCGTGCACGAACGGGAAATGCGTTGCGTCGATGAAGTTTTCGACGGCGCGATATGCCGAACGGAACGGATAAGGTCCGCAGTTGACCTTCTTGTAGCTCGGATCGTCCCACTCCGGAAACGCCGGAATGTCGTTCGCTGGCGTACCGATGCAAGCCCAGACGAAGCCGTACTTATCCTGCGCGTGATGGGCAATCGCCTTGGCCTTCTTCATCGGCTGGTCTTGCGGCGCAGCCGGCATGAATACGCACTTCGCGGTGCCATCATAATTCCAGCCATGATACGGGCAGACGACCTTGTCGTCCTTGATGAAGCCCTTCGAGAGGCGAGCCCCACGATGCAGGCAGAGGTCCTCCCAGACGTGGATCTGATCGTTCTTATCGCGCCATATCACCAGATCGCGCCCCATCAGCGTCGTCGGAACGAGCTTGTTCTGCGGCACTTCTTCGGTGAAGGCGACGACGTGCCAATCGTTGATCAGAACTTTGTCTTCCGCGCCGGCGTCGAATCCAGACGCTGATTGTGGGGGAACGTAATTCATGGCGAACTCCTGGTTTTCGTCATTATTTCGATCTTGCAGCCGCGCCGACAGGCGCCGTCGTGCCCGTAGCAATGGCCATATGATGGAGCGTCAATTTGCGGATCTCGATCCGGGACGTCTCGATGTGATGGCGGATCAAACGCTCGGATAAAGCGGCGTCGCGTGCTTCGACGGCTGCTAAGATCTGGCTGTGCTCATCGTAAGCGACGGCGATCCGTTCAGGGCTGACGAAATCCAGGCGGCGAATGATACGGATGCGGTCCGTCAGTTCGTCGAACGCGCGCGCCATCGCCTGATTGCCGGATAGCCTGATAAGCGTCCGGTGAAACTCTTCATCCTTCGGACCGACGATTGCTCCGTCAAGCTCGCGGGCTTCTTTCGGAACACACCAAAAGGCACGCAACTCGGACAGGTCTGGCGCGACGTCCCGTGCGCAGATCCTGCGAAGCGCCAAAGCTTCGATCTCGACGCGAAAATCATAAAGGTCTTCGTAGAAGCTCAGATCGAGCGGGCGAACCTGCCAAGCGGAATGACCGCCAACATTTTGCAGGTAGCCCTCGTGAGCGAGCACATGCAGCGCAAGTCGCAACGGCGTGCGCGAGACTTGTAACGCCACAGCCAGTTCCTGCTCCGAGTAGCGCTGCCCCGGCGGCATCCGAAAATCGAAAATGCTCTGCTTCAGACGCGCGTAGACCTCCTGCGACAGCGAGCTTTTTTCACCGCTAGAACGGACCGCGCCGTTGATCGGAGTCACCGATGCAATGTCTTCAAAAGACATGGAAATTTTGCCTTTTTCCTTTTAGGATCCCAAATAAAATACATATTAGAACTCGATTTTGAATTTGAAGTATTCTAGAGTCAAGCTGTTTGAAAGCAGGGAACGCGATTGCCGCTCCTAGACCGCAAGAGAAAGTGATGCCGATGGCGGTAGAAGCCGTGCCCTACACGTGGCCGCACGACCAAAAACTCGATCCACACCGATGCGCGCTGTTGATCATCGATATGCAGAAAGATTTCTGTTCCGAAGGTGGCTACGTGCATCGTATGGGCTATGGCATCGATGCAGCGCGCGGAACCATTCCCGCCATTCGGACGGCCCGCGATGCCATTCGCGCCGCTGGCGGCCTCGTCGTCTACACGCGTGAAGGGCATCGGGCAGACGGCAGCGATCTGTCACCGCTCAAGCTTTGGCGCTCGGAGAATGGCGGCGGCAAGATCGGCTCGAAGGGCCCGCTCGGCGGTTTGCTGATCCGCGGCGAGGAAGGCTGGGACATTATCGAAGAGCTGCGCCCTGCCGAGGGCGAGCCGGTTGTCGATAAACCGGGCTATAGCGCCTTTTACAATACGGATCTGGCCCAGATTCTAGCGGCGCGCGGGATCACGCATTTGATTTTGACGGGCGTGACGACAGACGTATGTGTGCACTCGACGCTTCGCGAGGCTGTCGATCGCGGCTACGAGTGCCTGACGCTTTCTGATTGCTGCGCGGCGACCGAGACAGCCAACCATGACGCCGCGTTGCGCACGATCACGACGGAAGGCGGAATTTTTGGTGCGGTTTCGACTTCGAAGGATCTACAGCGCGCGCTGTGCGGTTGAAGCATCCAATTGAGAGTCCGCAGGGACGAGCAGAAGCTCACCCCTGCAGTTTCATTGTCAGAATGGGAACTGACGCTGTCCCATCTGCAGCGTAATCCACTTCACTTCAGTCATTTCTTCCATGGAATAGCGACCGCCCTCACGGCCGAAACCGCTGTTCTTGACACCGCCGAACGGAACGTGTGGCTCGTCAGTGATCGTCGTGTCATTGACATGCACCATTCCGGACTCAAGACGCATGGAAAGATCTAGCGCCTTCTGCAAATCGTTGGTGATGACGGCGGCGGAAAGGCCGTAAGCCGTATCGTTGGCGACGCGCAGCGCCTCTTCCGAATCCCCAACCGAGATAAGCGAGACGACCGGGCCGAAGCTTTCCTCATGATAGATGCGCATCTCGGGCGTCACGCCGGCGAGCACCGTCGGCTGATAGAACGCGCCTTCGTGGGTGCCGCCAGTTAGTAAGCGCGCGCCTTTATCGACGGCGTCTTTGATGTGGCCATCGATGAACTCACACTGCGAGCGCCGGATCAGCGGACCGACAACAGTTTCGGGATCGCGCGGATCGCCGACTTTGATCTTCGCCGTCTTGGCGAGGAAGCGCTTTGAGAATTCCTCGTACAGCGGCGCCTCGACGATGACCTTCGAGTTGGCCATGCAGACTTGGCCCTGATGTAGAAAAATACCGAATGCAGCCGCATCGACAGCGTAATCGAGATCGGCATCCTTCAGAACAATGAGCGGGCTTTTTCCACCCATTTCAAGCGTGAAACGCTTCAGATTGCGCGCAGCTTCGACCGCCAGATAGCGACCCGTTCGCGTCGAGCCCGTGAACGTAATCATGCGGACGCGCGCATCTGCCAGAAGTGTTGCGCCGATTTCCTTGGGAGCACCCGGAATGACGTTGAGCACACCTTTCGGCAAACCCGCCTCCTGAAACACGTCGGCGATGATAGCGCCAGAGATCGGCGTTTCCTCGGATGGCTTTAGAACGAACGTGTTTCCGGCCGAAAGCGCGAAAGCGATCTTCTTCATTGAAAGCAGAAACGGCGAATTGAAGGGGGCGATACCGGCGATGACTCCCAGCGGCCGCCTGACCGACATCGAAATCTGACCCGGCATCGTCATCGGCATCGTCTCACCGAAGAGATGGCGAACATCGCCAGCCGTGCTGCGCATCAGATCGATAACGTAATCAATTTCCCAGAGCGCCTTGCTGAAGGCCGAGCCGCATTCCTCGATCAGAAGATCGCGGATCTCTTCCTTGCGCCGCGCCACGACCTCTCCAACGCGCAAAAGAAGCGTCTCGCGCTCGGCCGCAAGGCTTTCACCCCACGTCGCGTTGGCGCGATAAGCGGCTGCAATCGCATTCTCAACTTCCTCTCCACCCGCCTGCTGAGTGCGTGCGAAAACTTCTCCGGTTGCCGGATTGAGATCGTCGGCGATTTCGTTGCGCTTTGAGGTTACCCACTCGCCGTCGATGAAAAGCTTGTAGGTTTTCAATCCGTCGATCGTTTCGGTAGCGTTGGGGTTCATATCAACCTTCGTGGCGTTGTTTGCGGATATCCGGTCGTCGCGCGCACCTCGTGTGCGAGCACCAGATGCGGGCTGAGTGTGGCGTTTCGCACGGCATGTCAGACGCAATGAGCGTTTTTTCGTATTCGCGAAGGAATTTCCGAAACCAGAGCCGCACCGACGAGAGGCCAAAGCGACGCAACGAACGCGCATGGCCGTTTATCGTCGCGACGTTCCTGTTCATGCGGCTCAATGCCCATTGTTATACTAACATTAGTATAATAGGATGTACTCAATCGAGGCGAAGTTCAAGCGCGCTAATTGCTCAATTAATTGGCTCATCGCTCACTCTCGCATCGTACCTTCGAACCCACAGCCGAAGTCTCAGCATGCTCATCCTCAACGCGCATCCAGATCACAACGCTCCTCTCGACTCGACCGACGCCGCCGTGCTCAGCGCCGAAGCGACGGCGGAAGTCGAACGCTTCCTCACGTACCGCAGAAATCACGAGCCGACGCACTTACGGCGGCTGCCGGGTCTGGCGCGCGAACTCGGCGTCGCTTCGATAGAGATCAAAGACGAGAGCACACGTCTTGGACTCGGCAGCTTCAAAGCGCTCGGTGGTTCTTACGCGGTTATTCGTCTGGTTCTTGAAGAAGCAAGTCGACAGCTGGGCAAGCCCGTCGACATTCGCGATCTGCACTCGCCCGAAGTCCGTCATATCGCCGAACGGATGACCGTCGGCTGTGCGACTGACGGCAATCACGGCCGTTCGGTCGCCGCAGGCGCCGAACTCGTCGGCGCCAAAGCTGCGATCTTCGTCCACTCCGGCGTCAGTGACGAGCGCGTCGAGGCCATCGCGAAGTTCGGCGCCACGATGATCCGCGTCAACGGCAGTTACGATGACTCCGTCGCGGAAGCCGAGCGCGTTTGCGACGAGCGTGGATGGATCGTCGTCTCCGACACCTCGTGGCCCGGCTACGAGCGTATTCCGAGTCTCGTTATGCAAGGCTATACGGCGATGCTCGGAGAAGCCGTCCGAGACATGCCGCGGCCGCCGACCCACGTGTTTGTGCAGGCTGGCGTCGGCGGCTTGGCTGCAGGCGTTGCCGGATATTTCGCGGGAGTTTATGGCCCTCAACGCCCAAAATTTATCGTTGTCGAGCCAGAGTTGGCTGCCTGCGTTTTTGAAAGCGCGAAGGCCGGGCATACCGTCAAAGTCGCTCAAGGAGAAGCGACGATCATGGCCATGCTCGAATGCTACGAGCCGTCGTTGGTGGGGTGGCGCATCCTCAGCCGCTGCGCGGATGCTTTCATGACGCTTCGCGAAGAAGACGCTATAGATGCGATGCGACGCCTCGCATCGCCGGTCAACAATGACCCGGCGATTGTCTCGGGCGAAAGCGGATGTGCCGGGCTTGCCGGGTTAATCGCGGCCCTAGCCGATCCGAATGCGAAAAGGGCCATTGGGCTCGACGAAAATTCGCGCGTCTTCGTGATCAATACCGAAGGCGCTACCGATCAAGCGCGCTATGAAGCGATTGTCGGCCGCAAGCCGAGCGAGGTCTTGAGCGTGCCGGCCTGACGTCGGCACGGCATGACACGACTCACCTGCGTTTTGCGGATGCACGGCCTCTTGCTCCACCTTTTCCGAGAAGGTCGGAACGGACCGCAAAGCAATCTTTGATATAGTGGATGTTGGCGCTGTAGATCGCGATGTCGCGGTCGTCGACAAGAACGAGGTGGCAGTCAGCCACCGGTTCGCCAAGGCCGATTTTCAAGAGGTCCGCGGTTTCCGGATCTGCGACGCCGATCGTCAATGTCTGATAAGCATGTGCTATGACGACATCGCCCATTTCGACAATGACCGGCAGCGCCGCTCCACGCAGGAAACGCTTGCTGTCGCGCGCAAAAATCTTCTGATCGAGGTGAAGATTGACGACGGAAAATGGTGCGCCGTCGTTGTATTGGACGCTTCGCAGAAACGCATAAGAGTCGGCGAGATGCCCTTCGCCTGAACCGAGGTTCGGCTTTCCGGCGTTCTCTTGGACGCTTACGCTTTTGACGACATTCTGCTTGAGCGATTCGAGAACAGAATCGAAATCGGTTGCAAGATTGAACCAGCGATTATTCTTCGGCTTTCCGGAAACGAATGTGCCGCGGCCCTGCTGGGAATCGAGCAGGCCCTCATCGCGCAGAATCTCAACGGCTTGGCGGATCGTAACGCGGGCGACAAGAAATTCTTTCTCAAGCTCTTCGAGCGTTGAGATCTTCTCGCCTTCCTTCCAGTGCCCGGTTTCAATGCGTTGGCGCATTACCGAGGCGACCTGGAGATAAAGCGGGACCCGGCTGCGATCGTAAATCAGGGAAAGTTTGTTCATGAGCTCGATTTATGGATGACCGTCAAAGTGCTCTGACGAGAGGTATCCCGCAAATACAGAAAAGGATACCCCCAACTTCGTCATTTACTCCGTCAATTCGAGCTCAATGGGCCTTTCCTGATCGGCAATCGGTAGCGTGGCATCGCAGAGGTGCCGATTGTTTGGGCAGTCGGCACCCCTAATGAGTTCACTGGGCCGTTTCGCTGTTGCACCAATCGTAAATGCTCAGCGCCATGACCTTAATCGACGTGATGTAGTCGTCGATCGAAACGTACTCGTCATTAGCATGCATGATGGCTGTTGAGCCCGGACCAAAAATGACGGTCGGAGTATTGCCATAGCTGTTGAGAAAGCGCGTGTCGGCAGCACCTTGTCGGCCGCTGATGACCGGCTCGTTGCCGGTGATTTCAGTGTAGGCGCGCGACACCGTTTCGACGATCGGATGGTTGCGCGGAATTTCCGATGCCTCGGCATCGTAGCCGACGAACCGCACGACCGGTGGATGATCTTTCATCCATGGATCTTGCGCGGCCGCCTCAGCGACGGCGTCAACCAAGCTCTGCTTGACGCCCTCATGATCTTCGCTTGGCACCG from Hyphomicrobium sp. MC1 harbors:
- a CDS encoding pyridoxamine 5'-phosphate oxidase family protein — protein: MTDTKEHLHDLLKDFSGAMLTTRTAQGGLHARPMTIAKLADNEELYCATGLSSPKIAEISNDPHVSVTFQVTSEYAALYGVARVVRDRETIEKLWSETWRIWFAGGKDDADLCLLAISPKSGEYWDNSGSRCVKYLFSGKKAVLQKSTPETDDTQHAKVSL
- a CDS encoding SDR family oxidoreductase, which produces MDGKVIVISGAASGIGKALCHLLAERGASLGLLDYDSPALQLLTDDLRRNGVRCCSKAVDVRERSKVAEAIQTISDQLGLIDIHISSTGICRASTVDNFLGQEFEKVVLTNLMGTVSLIEATIPSMLARGRGHIIGISSLAGIRGIPYEAGYAASKAAVAAYSANRLSGGKLCCNCKGRHLEHFGHVQRTTPHSSSTAFSAKPSLDVRLSVPWLRMNIVLLGFRFVVTLPTENQ
- the dinB gene encoding DNA polymerase IV, giving the protein MGDTVIRKIIHVDMDAFYASVEQRDNPDLRGKPVAVGHGAKRGVVAAASYEARAFGVRSAMASTTALRQCPDLIFVPPRFEVYRAISRQIREIFAEYTPLFEPLSLDEAYLDVTENLRGLPTAADTATEIRSRIFSETGLTASAGVSYNKFLAKLASDMHKPNGQFVIPPQRGAEFIEALAVKKFHGVGPVTAEKLNTLGIYTGADLRAQSLEFLQQHFGKSGGWYYAIARGEDDRPVEPNRPRKSSGSETTFPEDRFLPAEIEEGVLEMADDVWVWCEKNRSFGATVTVKIKYTDFQIITRSRTVTAPIATHDRLRDISLSLVRSVYPVSKGIRLVGVAVSKFVSDADGQLDLALDAKPD
- a CDS encoding PDR/VanB family oxidoreductase: MALSEVSESSAAVSNSMTIPTRLQSVTYATDDVRLFEFASLNGPLPLGDAGAHIDVHLPEKRLRQYSLITPLSSSKSVVIAVKREPSGRGGSVFLHDTARVGSEISISPPRNNFELDENASETLLLAGGIGITPIYSMFVRLLQLGRPVRLHYWCRSEAHALFRDELKHHANTATIHSAEPSRPSVAEIIKSAGPQTEIYCCGPTRMLDASAQGVADPARLHIERFGGEAIKPSGDAAGAFTVHLARKGIDVPIAPEQTILEVLLALGVDVPYSCEEGICGACETKVISGSPSHCDRVRSADESNRRQTMMICCSRCFDGRLVLDI
- a CDS encoding aromatic ring-hydroxylating dioxygenase subunit alpha → MNYVPPQSASGFDAGAEDKVLINDWHVVAFTEEVPQNKLVPTTLMGRDLVIWRDKNDQIHVWEDLCLHRGARLSKGFIKDDKVVCPYHGWNYDGTAKCVFMPAAPQDQPMKKAKAIAHHAQDKYGFVWACIGTPANDIPAFPEWDDPSYKKVNCGPYPFRSAYRAVENFIDATHFPFVHAGVNGIIDEPDPIAGYDVTEDENGLASTEVRVTQPYGDPRNIPVTAYYAYKCLRPLVAYFKKRVVISDPARAHLGNDNDRFCTFLTAQPVDETHSIVRICCAMNFTPAPTDEEVRRRQDLVYQQDGDIVDTQRPERIPVDLRYELHHRSDLMGQKYRSWLKNMGVTYGTFGSL
- a CDS encoding GntR family transcriptional regulator, coding for MSFEDIASVTPINGAVRSSGEKSSLSQEVYARLKQSIFDFRMPPGQRYSEQELAVALQVSRTPLRLALHVLAHEGYLQNVGGHSAWQVRPLDLSFYEDLYDFRVEIEALALRRICARDVAPDLSELRAFWCVPKEARELDGAIVGPKDEEFHRTLIRLSGNQAMARAFDELTDRIRIIRRLDFVSPERIAVAYDEHSQILAAVEARDAALSERLIRHHIETSRIEIRKLTLHHMAIATGTTAPVGAAARSK
- a CDS encoding cysteine hydrolase family protein is translated as MPMAVEAVPYTWPHDQKLDPHRCALLIIDMQKDFCSEGGYVHRMGYGIDAARGTIPAIRTARDAIRAAGGLVVYTREGHRADGSDLSPLKLWRSENGGGKIGSKGPLGGLLIRGEEGWDIIEELRPAEGEPVVDKPGYSAFYNTDLAQILAARGITHLILTGVTTDVCVHSTLREAVDRGYECLTLSDCCAATETANHDAALRTITTEGGIFGAVSTSKDLQRALCG
- a CDS encoding aldehyde dehydrogenase family protein, whose protein sequence is MNPNATETIDGLKTYKLFIDGEWVTSKRNEIADDLNPATGEVFARTQQAGGEEVENAIAAAYRANATWGESLAAERETLLLRVGEVVARRKEEIRDLLIEECGSAFSKALWEIDYVIDLMRSTAGDVRHLFGETMPMTMPGQISMSVRRPLGVIAGIAPFNSPFLLSMKKIAFALSAGNTFVLKPSEETPISGAIIADVFQEAGLPKGVLNVIPGAPKEIGATLLADARVRMITFTGSTRTGRYLAVEAARNLKRFTLEMGGKSPLIVLKDADLDYAVDAAAFGIFLHQGQVCMANSKVIVEAPLYEEFSKRFLAKTAKIKVGDPRDPETVVGPLIRRSQCEFIDGHIKDAVDKGARLLTGGTHEGAFYQPTVLAGVTPEMRIYHEESFGPVVSLISVGDSEEALRVANDTAYGLSAAVITNDLQKALDLSMRLESGMVHVNDTTITDEPHVPFGGVKNSGFGREGGRYSMEEMTEVKWITLQMGQRQFPF
- a CDS encoding diaminopropionate ammonia-lyase, with the translated sequence MLILNAHPDHNAPLDSTDAAVLSAEATAEVERFLTYRRNHEPTHLRRLPGLARELGVASIEIKDESTRLGLGSFKALGGSYAVIRLVLEEASRQLGKPVDIRDLHSPEVRHIAERMTVGCATDGNHGRSVAAGAELVGAKAAIFVHSGVSDERVEAIAKFGATMIRVNGSYDDSVAEAERVCDERGWIVVSDTSWPGYERIPSLVMQGYTAMLGEAVRDMPRPPTHVFVQAGVGGLAAGVAGYFAGVYGPQRPKFIVVEPELAACVFESAKAGHTVKVAQGEATIMAMLECYEPSLVGWRILSRCADAFMTLREEDAIDAMRRLASPVNNDPAIVSGESGCAGLAGLIAALADPNAKRAIGLDENSRVFVINTEGATDQARYEAIVGRKPSEVLSVPA
- a CDS encoding GntR family transcriptional regulator, with amino-acid sequence MNKLSLIYDRSRVPLYLQVASVMRQRIETGHWKEGEKISTLEELEKEFLVARVTIRQAVEILRDEGLLDSQQGRGTFVSGKPKNNRWFNLATDFDSVLESLKQNVVKSVSVQENAGKPNLGSGEGHLADSYAFLRSVQYNDGAPFSVVNLHLDQKIFARDSKRFLRGAALPVIVEMGDVVIAHAYQTLTIGVADPETADLLKIGLGEPVADCHLVLVDDRDIAIYSANIHYIKDCFAVRSDLLGKGGARGRASAKRR